A single region of the cyanobiont of Ornithocercus magnificus genome encodes:
- a CDS encoding PAP fibrillin → MKIGTNPRSNLLELLQYNPKDKRIFPLIEQLESRQPANLRKDREFLAGAWELRWSSSKQPWLKQAPWLENLQLLDPEQGQGMNLLRLKGFLSSAAAISVQANLSVLDQRRVEVSFRRGGWIGPMLPGGRRLEILREINQNFPAWLDITVLDEELRVCRGNAGTIFALIRRTDIRIGDLM, encoded by the coding sequence CCCCAAAGACAAGAGGATCTTTCCACTTATTGAGCAGCTTGAATCAAGACAACCTGCTAACTTGAGAAAAGATAGGGAATTTCTGGCTGGCGCCTGGGAATTGCGCTGGAGCAGCTCAAAACAACCCTGGCTTAAGCAAGCTCCCTGGCTCGAAAATCTCCAGCTTTTAGACCCGGAGCAGGGTCAAGGAATGAATCTCCTACGTCTAAAGGGGTTCCTATCGAGTGCCGCGGCAATCAGCGTGCAAGCTAACCTGAGTGTATTAGATCAAAGGCGTGTCGAAGTTAGCTTTCGCCGTGGAGGATGGATAGGACCAATGCTTCCTGGTGGACGACGATTGGAGATTCTTAGGGAGATCAATCAGAATTTTCCTGCATGGCTCGATATCACTGTCCTAGATGAGGAGCTCAGAGTTTGCCGTGGTAATGCAGGGACCATCTTTGCTCTCATCCGCCGGACAGATATCAGAATCGGTGATCTGATGTGA